A portion of the Candidatus Binataceae bacterium genome contains these proteins:
- a CDS encoding SDR family oxidoreductase gives MEIKGKVAVVTGGGSGIGRATAVRLAAEGAAVMVADLDERSAHETVAMIEGGGGRAASVLADVTDAEQAQRMLERAVATFGALDILHNNAGIAVGSPGFPQCTLERWRRVLDIDLQAVILGCYLAAPLMERGRGGAIINTASMAGLYPYVEDPVYAAAKAGVVNLTYSLASWAQRRGIRVNCICPGVVDTPLVRKAVEAQQSGGYQINMPKRILQPEQIADGVVRLVRDDKLCGRALEVRPSGARIVELPQLPKAAR, from the coding sequence ATGGAAATCAAGGGGAAAGTTGCGGTTGTCACTGGCGGCGGCTCGGGGATCGGGCGCGCCACCGCCGTACGGCTGGCCGCCGAGGGCGCGGCAGTGATGGTCGCCGACCTCGACGAACGCAGCGCGCACGAAACTGTCGCGATGATCGAAGGCGGTGGCGGGCGTGCGGCGTCGGTGCTTGCCGACGTGACCGACGCTGAGCAGGCGCAGCGGATGCTCGAGCGGGCGGTCGCCACCTTCGGCGCGCTCGACATCTTGCACAATAACGCCGGTATCGCGGTCGGATCGCCGGGCTTCCCGCAATGCACCCTCGAGCGCTGGCGGCGGGTGCTCGATATCGACTTGCAGGCGGTGATCCTGGGATGCTACCTGGCGGCGCCGCTGATGGAACGCGGGCGCGGAGGCGCGATCATCAATACGGCCTCGATGGCCGGGCTATATCCGTATGTCGAGGATCCGGTTTATGCCGCAGCCAAGGCGGGAGTGGTTAACCTGACTTACTCGCTGGCGTCGTGGGCGCAGCGGCGCGGGATCCGCGTCAACTGCATCTGTCCGGGAGTCGTCGATACGCCGCTGGTGCGCAAGGCGGTCGAGGCGCAGCAATCCGGCGGCTATCAGATCAATATGCCTAAGCGGATTCTGCAGCCCGAACAGATCGCGGACGGCGTCGTCCGGCTGGTACGCGACGACAAGCTTTGCGGACGTGCGCTCGAGGTGCGACCCTCGGGCGCCCGAATCGTCGAGCTGCCTCAGCTACCGAAAGCAGCGCGCTGA
- the pyrF gene encoding orotidine-5'-phosphate decarboxylase, translated as MTQYWPFSSLIRHGALRERVIVSLDLGTPREALRLVDELARVVGMFKVGKPLYLSSGPEFVREIRRRGGEVFLDLRFHDSPPAVCKAAVEATRLGVRMFDLHPQGSLEMMERVRGEVTRICRGEGLRRPQIVAVAMLAGLSRGAQPPADGWAPRRVVQLAKLALDAALDGVLTSPHETARVRAACGRRFVVISSGLGRSRGWEAAEYPFGAAEAVRAGADYLVVSGPIWRAAEPLRAVREITDEMERGLRANPRLALELYPSRPF; from the coding sequence ATGACGCAGTACTGGCCATTTTCCAGCCTGATCCGCCACGGCGCCCTGCGCGAGCGCGTGATCGTCTCGCTCGACCTCGGCACGCCGCGCGAGGCGCTGCGCCTGGTCGATGAGCTGGCGCGCGTGGTTGGAATGTTCAAGGTCGGCAAGCCGCTCTACCTCAGCAGCGGGCCCGAATTCGTGCGCGAGATCCGGCGCCGCGGCGGCGAGGTCTTCCTCGACCTTAGGTTTCACGACAGCCCGCCCGCCGTATGCAAGGCGGCGGTCGAGGCCACCAGGCTGGGCGTACGCATGTTCGACCTCCATCCGCAGGGCAGCCTCGAGATGATGGAACGGGTGCGCGGCGAGGTGACGCGCATTTGCCGCGGCGAGGGTCTGCGCCGCCCGCAGATCGTGGCGGTCGCGATGCTGGCCGGGCTCAGCCGCGGCGCCCAACCGCCCGCCGACGGTTGGGCGCCACGGCGTGTCGTGCAGTTGGCCAAGCTCGCGCTCGACGCCGCGCTTGACGGTGTGCTGACCTCGCCGCATGAGACCGCGCGCGTGCGCGCGGCGTGCGGCCGACGCTTCGTCGTGATCAGCTCGGGACTCGGACGCAGCCGCGGATGGGAGGCCGCCGAGTATCCGTTCGGCGCCGCCGAGGCGGTACGTGCCGGCGCTGACTACCTCGTCGTCAGCGGCCCCATCTGGCGCGCCGCCGAGCCGCTGCGCGCGGTGCGCGAGATCACCGACGAGATGGAACGCGGGCTGCGCGCCAATCCGCGGCTCGCGCTCGAACTCTACCCCTCGCGTCCGTTTTGA
- a CDS encoding DUF1634 domain-containing protein, translating to MASELRRPIDTGADEERILRVWTPIILRTILVAAIVVLVGGLFSMAWQSPGYYVAHFRRLQNGGPYEQREAWSDLAISAFHGNPHGIMTIGLMVLTLVPLARVGFCFLLFLKERDYTYVLLTAYVLAGLIFGVVLGRVG from the coding sequence GTGGCTTCTGAGCTGAGGAGACCGATCGACACGGGAGCCGACGAGGAACGCATCCTCCGCGTCTGGACTCCCATTATCCTGCGCACCATCCTGGTCGCCGCTATCGTGGTCCTCGTCGGCGGCCTGTTCAGCATGGCCTGGCAAAGCCCGGGCTATTACGTCGCCCACTTCCGCCGCCTGCAAAACGGCGGCCCCTATGAACAGCGCGAAGCGTGGTCGGACCTTGCGATAAGCGCGTTCCACGGCAACCCGCACGGGATCATGACAATCGGCCTGATGGTGCTGACGCTGGTGCCGCTCGCGCGCGTGGGGTTCTGCTTCCTGCTCTTCCTCAAGGAGCGCGACTACACTTATGTTCTGCTGACCGCGTACGTGCTCGCGGGGCTGATTTTCGGCGTCGTCCTGGGCAGAGTCGGCTAG
- a CDS encoding helix-turn-helix domain-containing protein — protein sequence MATEPKYNLPRVMTVKELSAYLRVHPSTIYKLLRRGELPGFRIGTDWRFNAEVIDRWCLERNMRPSEAETVRGN from the coding sequence ATGGCTACAGAACCGAAGTACAATCTGCCCCGCGTGATGACGGTGAAGGAGCTTTCGGCTTATCTTCGCGTCCACCCGTCGACCATCTACAAGCTTCTGCGACGCGGCGAACTGCCGGGCTTTCGTATCGGCACCGACTGGCGTTTCAACGCCGAGGTCATCGATCGCTGGTGCCTTGAGCGCAACATGCGCCCCAGCGAAGCCGAAACCGTCCGCGGCAACTAG
- a CDS encoding sulfite exporter TauE/SafE family protein encodes MLTIMGGLLALAAGAGFVGALSGLGGGVFIVPALLIFAHVPMQVAVGASMISVVATSAGASVAFVRDGWTNLRVAMVLECATVTGAVTGAYLAGIIPGWALELLFALMMLQSAYFTVKKVGDSIVERSDPLAARLQLGGAMPADGEREEIHYGVVNVPGGAMLMVVAGLMSGLLGIGSGALKVMAMDYVMHLPLKVSSATSNFMIGVTAGAGALVFLARGDIATVIAAPVALGVTAGALTGSRVLPYVNVQALRTMFVAILVLIAVEMGWRALSGF; translated from the coding sequence ATGCTGACGATCATGGGCGGCCTGCTTGCGCTCGCGGCCGGCGCGGGCTTCGTGGGAGCGCTCTCCGGCCTCGGCGGCGGCGTCTTTATCGTTCCCGCGCTGCTGATTTTCGCGCATGTCCCGATGCAGGTGGCGGTCGGCGCCAGCATGATATCGGTGGTCGCAACCAGCGCCGGCGCCAGCGTCGCCTTCGTGCGCGACGGCTGGACCAACCTGCGGGTGGCGATGGTGCTGGAGTGCGCGACGGTCACCGGCGCGGTCACGGGCGCCTACCTGGCCGGGATCATCCCAGGGTGGGCGCTCGAGCTGCTGTTCGCGCTGATGATGCTGCAATCGGCCTACTTCACGGTCAAAAAAGTCGGCGACTCGATCGTTGAGCGCAGCGATCCGCTGGCCGCCCGCCTGCAACTGGGCGGCGCGATGCCGGCCGACGGTGAGCGCGAGGAGATCCATTACGGCGTGGTCAATGTCCCGGGCGGCGCGATGCTGATGGTGGTGGCGGGGCTGATGTCAGGGCTGCTCGGGATCGGCTCGGGCGCGCTCAAGGTGATGGCGATGGATTACGTCATGCATCTGCCGCTCAAGGTTTCGAGTGCGACCAGCAACTTTATGATCGGCGTCACCGCCGGCGCGGGCGCCTTGGTCTTCCTCGCCCGCGGCGATATCGCCACCGTTATCGCGGCGCCGGTCGCGCTCGGGGTCACCGCTGGCGCGCTCACCGGCAGCCGCGTCCTGCCCTACGTCAACGTGCAGGCGCTGCGGACGATGTTTGTCGCGATCCTGGTGCTTATAGCGGTCGAGATGGGATGGCGGGCGTTAAGTGGCTTCTGA
- a CDS encoding metalloregulator ArsR/SmtB family transcription factor yields the protein MKARAVEPLSKRPPSGPGEASASAQGVAAADEELARLARALGHPARVRIVRLLEARNGCVCGELVEAIPLAQSTVSQHLKVLKEAGLIQGEIDGPRVCYCLVPAALRRLRMLVAAL from the coding sequence ATGAAAGCTCGGGCTGTCGAACCTCTGTCGAAGCGCCCGCCGTCCGGCCCCGGCGAAGCGTCCGCCAGCGCCCAAGGCGTCGCGGCGGCCGACGAGGAGCTGGCGCGGCTGGCGCGCGCGCTTGGCCATCCGGCGCGCGTGCGGATCGTCCGCCTGCTCGAGGCGCGCAACGGCTGCGTATGCGGCGAGCTGGTCGAGGCGATTCCACTCGCCCAGTCCACGGTCTCGCAGCATCTCAAGGTGCTCAAGGAAGCGGGGCTGATCCAGGGCGAAATCGACGGCCCGCGGGTCTGCTATTGCCTGGTGCCGGCGGCGCTCAGGCGGCTGCGGATGCTGGTGGCAGCGCTGTGA